Proteins from a single region of Gossypium arboreum isolate Shixiya-1 chromosome 1, ASM2569848v2, whole genome shotgun sequence:
- the LOC108482540 gene encoding probable LRR receptor-like serine/threonine-protein kinase At3g47570 — translation MGKSHFMLSLVLVILFLNFVRSFSMESPNITTDRLALLALKSHVTSDPKRFLATNWSTNTSVCNWFGVTCGSKNLRVTVLNLTGMGLVGTIPSHLGNLSFLTRLNIMNNSFQGLLPNHLANLHRLKFINLGNNKFGGEIPSWFGSFTRLQNLYLFGNNFTGLIPSSLCHLPKLESLNLGNNNLRGQIPVKIGNLSTLKSLHLGTNQLSGQIPGTIGDLLNLERLRFSENNLTGPVPSSIANLTFLSYIDFSSNSLSGALPFQIGNLQNLEILSLGNNSFSGSIPPPIFNISTALMIWLGFNQLSGQLPSTAGLGLPKLEGLYLELNELSGPIPTFISNASNLIFLQLTNNSFSGTVPDTFGNLKYLQRLDLGHNNLSSKPSSPVLSFLSSLTSCKSLEVLIFDDNPLITGELPVSVGNLSASLTLFYASHCNIKGSIPGEIGNLSKLFWLGLDHNDFTGTIPATLGSLRELQDVDLGSNKLEGSIPSELCHLERLAYLTLTDNKLFGPIPECLGDMVSLRNLFLGSNNFTSIPSTLTRLDGILFLELSSNSLNGSLPTDIGNWKSVTNLNLSDNQFSGAISSSIADLMHLTHLSLSGNMLQGSIPASFDELISLEYLDLSRNNLSGMIPKSLEKLQNLKHFNVSFNRLQGEIPSRGLFGNYSSQSFIGNEDLCGPSRLQVPPCKTDPSKGANLLKYILPAIGSVILVSFAVFILLRSRNTKTELPIQENLPPLPEWRRISYHDLAQATDGFSDSNLLGVGSFGSVYKGTLSTGMTIAVKVFHVNQDRAFKSFDIECEVLRNIRHRNLVKIISSCSNVEFKALVLEFMSNGSLEKWLYSDNHFLNVLQRLNIVIDIVLALEYLHHGHTLPVVHCDIKPNNILLDTDMIAHLGDFGIAKLLGEEDAMIQTKTLATIGYMSPEYGSEGIVSTKGDVYSFGILVMETFTRKKPTDDMFGEEMSLKRWVKESLPSSVVDVVDSKLLNTREREGLAAKDCILSILQLALECSAEVAEERIDMEEVVARLKKIKTMYLRGTEQV, via the exons ATGGGAAAATCTCACTTTATGCTGTCTCTTGTACTTgtgattttgtttctaaattttgTTCGTTCTTTTTCCATGGAATCACCCAACATCACCACAGACCGGTTAGCTCTTCTTGCATTGAAATCTCATGTAACTTCTGATCCAAAACGTTTTTTAGCAACCAATTGGTCTACTAACACATCTGTCTGCAATTGGTTTGGCGTCACTTGCGGATCCAAGAACCTTAGGGTCACAGTTTTGAATCTTACAGGCATGGGTCTGGTAGGCACCATACCATCACACTTGGGAAATCTATCCTTCCTCACCAGACTCAACATTATGAACAATAGTTTTCAAGGCTTATTACCCAACCATTTGGCTAATTTGCATCGGTTGAAGTTCATAAACTTGGGTAACAACAAATTCGGTGGAGAAATCCCATCATGGTTCGGTTCCTTCACTCGACTTCAAAACTTGTATCTATTCGGAAACAACTTCACTGGTTTAATCCCATCATCTTTGTGCCATTTACCAAAGCTAGAGTCTTTGAATTTGGGAAACAACAATCTGAGAGGGCAGATTCCTGTCAAGATTGGAAACCTTTCCACCTTGAAGAGTTTGCATTTGGGAACCAACCAGCTTTCAG GTCAAATCCCTGGAACAATTGGTGACCTTCTGAACTTAGAGAGGCTTCGCTTTTCAGAAAACAACTTAACAGGGCCTGTGCCTTCAAGCATTGCGAACTTGACATTTCTGAGTTACATTGATTTTTCCTCTAATAGCTTGTCAG GTGCACTTCCATTTCAGATTGGAAACTTACAGAATCTTGAAATCTTATCCTTGGGAAATAATAGTTTCTCTGGTTCCATCCCTCCTCCAATCTTTAACATATCGACAGCATtgatgatttggcttggtttcaATCAACTCTCAGGCCAGCTTCCATCAACAGCAGGCCTTGGACTTCCAAAACTAGAAGGACTTTATCTTGAGCTAAATGAACTAAGTGGACCAATCCCAACCTTTATCTCCAACGCCTCTAATCTTATTTTTCTTCAACTAACGAATAATTCTTTTTCTGGAACTGTTCCGGATACGTTTGGCAATCTAAAATATTTGCAACGGTTGGACTTAGGGCATAACAACTTAAGTAGCAAACCTTCTTCCCCTGTATTGAGCTTTCTCTCATCATTGACAAGCTGTAAAAGCTTGGAAGTTTTGATATTTGATGATAACCCTTTGATCACTGGTGAACTTCCAGTTTCTGTGGGGAATTTATCTGCTTCTCTAACTCTTTTCTATGCTTCTCATTGCAACATTAAGGGCAGCATCCCCGGTGAAATCGGAAACTTAAGCAAATTGTTTTGGTTAGGCCTTGACCACAATGACTTCACTGGAACAATACCTGCAACACTTGGAAGCTTGAGAGAGTTGCAAGATGTTGATCTTGGGAGTAACAAGCTTGAAGGAAGCATTCCGTCCGAGTTATGTCATCTTGAAAGGTTGGCTTACTTAACTCTCACTGACAACAAACTATTTGGACCAATACCAGAATGCTTAGGTGATATGGTTTCTCTGAGGAATCTTTTCTTAGGCTCCAATAATTTTACCTCAATCCCATCAACCTTGACAAGACTCGACGGCATCTTGTTCCTAGAGTTATCTTCGAATTCACTGAATGGATCACTCCCAACTGATATCGGGAACTGGAAGTCTGTGACCAATTTGAATTTGTCAGATAATCAGTTCTCAGGTGCTATCTCAAGCAGCATTGCTGATCTCATGCATCTAACTCATCTCTCGTTATCTGGTAATATGTTGCAGGGTTCTATTCCTGCATCATTTGATGAGTTGATAAGTTTGGAATACTTGGATCTGTCTAGGAATAACCTTTCAGGAATGATCCCCAAGTCCTTAGAGAAACTCCAAAATCTCAAACATTTCAATGTCTCTTTCAATAGACTACAAGGGGAAATTCCTAGCAGAGGATTATTTGGAAACTACTCGAGCCAATCATTTATAGGCAATGAAGACTTGTGCGGTCCATCTCGACTTCAAGTCCCACCTTGCAAAACTGATCCCTCCAAGGGTGCCAATCTTTTAAAATATATTCTACCTGCAATTGGCTCGGTCATATTAGTATCGTTCGCGGTTTTCATTCTTTTACGAAGTCGAAATACGAAAACTGAACTACCAATTCAAGAAAATTTGCCACCGTTACCTGAATGGAGAAGAATTTCTTACCATGACCTTGCTCAAGCTACTGATGGATTTTCTGATAGCAATCTACTTGGGGTAGGGAGTTTCGGGTCAGTATACAAAGGAACTCTCTCAACTGGGATGACCATTGCAGTAAAAGTGTTCCATGTAAATCAAGATAGAGCCTTTAAAAGCTTTGATATTGAATGTGAGGTACTACGCAACATTCGTCATCGGAATTTGGTTAAAATCATTAGTAGCTGCTCTAATGTTGAATTTAAAGCTTTGGTACTTGAGTTCATGTCTAATGGAAGCTTGGAGAAGTGGCTATATTCTGACAACCATTTTCTGAATGTTTTGCAAAGGTTGAATATAGTGATAGACATTGTATTGGCATTGGAATATCTCCACCATGGTCATACCCTACCAGTGGTTCATTGTGATATAAAGCCAAACAATATCCTGCTAGATACAGATATGATAGCGCATTTGGGTGATTTTGGCATTGCAAAACTCTTAGGCGAGGAAGATGCAATGATACAAACAAAGACACTAGCAACTATTGGATACATGTCACCAG AATATGGATCAGAAGGAATTGTTTCTACAAAAGGTGATGTGTATAGTTTCGGGATTCTTGTAATGGAAACTTTCACAAGAAAAAAGCCGACAGATGATATGTTTGGAGAAGAAATGAGCTTGAAACGTTGGGTGAAAGAATCATTACCATCTTCCGTAGTTGATGTGGTAGACAGTAAGCTTCTAAATACAAGAGAGAGAGAAGGGTTAGCAGCAAAGGATTGTATATTATCCATTTTGCAATTAGCTCTGGAATGTTCAGCAGAGGTAGCAGAGGAAAGGATTGATATGGAAGAAGTTGTTGCAAGGTTGAAGAAAATCAAAACCATGTACTTGCGTGGAACTGAGCaagtttaa
- the LOC128280788 gene encoding receptor kinase-like protein Xa21: MLVRCQNSKAELPIQENLPPLPEWRRISYHDLAQAADGFSQSNLLGVESFGSVYKGTLSTGMTIAVKVFHVNQDRAVKSFDIECEVLRNIRRRNLVKIINSCSNVEFKALVLEFMPNRSLEKWLYSQNHFLNVLQRLNIVIDIALAVEYLHHDHSLSVVHCDIKPNNILLETEMVAHLGDFGIAKLLGKKDSMIQTKILATIGCIIWIRRDCFYKSDVYSFGIPVMETFTRKKRADDMFGEEMNLKRWVKESLPSYYLVDVVDSKLLNTREREGLAAKDCKLFILQLALECSAEVAEERTDMEEVVARLKKIKTMYLHGTEQV, from the exons ATGCTGGTACGCTG TCAAAATTCGAAAGCTGAACTACCAATTCAAGAAAATTTGCCACCGTTACCTGAATGGAGAAGAATTTCTTACCATGACCTTGCTCAAGCTGCTGATGGATTTTCCCAAAGCAATCTACTTGGGGTAGAGAGTTTCGGGTCAGTATACAAAGGAACTCTTTCAACTGGGATGACCATAGCAGTAAAAGTGTTCCATGTAAATCAAGATAGAGCCGTTAAAAGCTTTGATATCGAGTGTGAGGTACTTCGCAACATTCGTCGTCGGAATCTGGTTAAAATCATTAATAGTTGCTCTAATGTTGAATTTAAAGCTTTGGTACTTGAGTTCATGCCTAATAGAAGCTTGGAGAAGTGGCTATATTCTCAAAACCATTTTCTGAATGTTTTGCAAAGGTTGAATATAGTGATAGACATTGCATTGGCAGTGGAATATCTCCACCATGATCATTCCCTTTCCGTGGTTCATTGCGATATAAAGCCAAACAATATCCTGCTAGAAACAGAAATGGTAGCGCATTTGGGTGATTTTGGCATTGCAAAACTCTTAGGCAAAAAAGATTCAATGATACAAACAAAGATACTAGCAACTATTGGATGCAT AATATGGATCAGAAGGGATTGTTTCTACAAAAGTGATGTGTATAGTTTCGGGATTCCTGTCATGGAAACTTTCACAAGAAAGAAGCGGGCGGATGATATGTTTGGGGAAGAAATGAACTTGAAACGTTGGGTGAAAGAATCATTACCATCTTATTACTTAGTTGATGTGGTAGACAGTAAGCTTCTAAATACAAGAGAAAGAGAAGGGTTAGCAGCAAAGGATTGTAAATTATTCATTTTGCAATTAGCTCTGGAATGTTCAGCAGAGGTAGCAGAGGAAAGGACTGATATGGAAGAAGTTGTTGCAAGGTTGAAGAAAATCAAAACCATGTACTTGCATGGAACTGAAcaagtttaa
- the LOC108481829 gene encoding pectate lyase-like: MEVTKVRFAFFFSFAALIPGLWANIAEFDDFWKQREEEAWNITLATYERNPENVTNNLSYNVNKFLKETSANQTIDFEDGITNNTRRYLRGKHKKYTGPCMATNPIDRCWRCKKNWAKNRKRLAKCVLGFGHRTHGGSKGKYYLVTDNSDHDVLNPKLGTLRHAVIQKRPLWIIFARTMHIKLSQELIVQSHKTIDGRGADVHIAYGAGITLQFVHNVIIHNIHIHRIVPSSGGLIRDSEDHFGYRTVGDGDGISIFGSSNIWLDHISMSECHDGLIDAIQGSTAITVSNCHFTHHDAVMLLGASDSYSKDKFMQVTIAFNRFGKELLQRMPRCRWGFFHVVNNDYTHWKMYAIGGSMHPTIISQGNRFIAPHDPNAKEVTNRLYASESEWKNWIWRSERDVLLNGATFRTSGPLSPPHLKFNRKEMIKAKPGAYVRRLTRFAGTLNCRKRIKC, translated from the exons ATGGAGGTAACTAAAGTGAGGTTTGCTTTTTTCTTTTCGTTTGCCGCACTAATTCCAGGATTATGGGCAAATATTGCTGAATTTGATGACTTTTGGAAGCAACGTGAGGAAGAAGCATGGAATATTACCTTGGCAACTTATGAGCGAAACCCAGAAAACGTCACCAATAATTTGAGCTATAACGTTAACAA GTTTCTTAAAGAAACTAGTGCCAACCAAACCATAGATTTTGAGGATGGTATTACTAACAACACAAGAAGATACTTGAGAGGAAAACACAAGAAGTACACTGGTCCGTGCATGGCGACCAATCCAATTGATAGGTGTTGGCGGTGTAAGAAGAACTGGGCCAAAAATCGTAAAAGATTGGCAAAATGTGTGCTTGGTTTTGGCCATAGAACTCATGGTGGAAGTAAGGGGAAGTATTATTTGGTGACAGATAATTCTGATCATGATGTTCTAAACCCAAAACTAGGAACCTTACGTCATGCTGTGATCCAAAAAAGGCCATTATGGATCATTTTTGCTCGTACCATGCACATCAAATTGTCACAAGAGCTAATAGTTCAAAGTCATAAGACAATCGATGGCCGTGGAGCAGATGTTCATATAGCATATGGAGCTGGAATTACACTTCAATTTGTGCACAATGTCATCATTCACAACATTCATATCCATCGCATTGTTCCAAGTTCCGGTGGCCTAATCAGGGACTCTGAAGATCACTTTGGTTACAGAACAGTAGGTGATGGAGATGGAATTTCCAtatttggatcatcaaatatttggcTTGATCACATTTCTATGTCTGAGTGCCATGATGGGCTTATTGATGCAATCCAGGGTTCAACTGCCATCACCGTTTCAAATTGCCATTTCACCCATCACGATGCT GTGATGTTGTTAGGAGCAAGTGATAGCTATTCTAAAGATAAATTCATGCAAGTGACAATAGCATTCAACCGTTTTGGCAAGGAATTATTACAAAGAATGCCTAGATGTCGATGGGGTTTCTTTCATGTTGTTAACAATGACTACACACATTGGAAAATGTATGCTATTGGTGGTAGCATGCATCCCACCATTATCAGCCAAGGTAACAGGTTCATTGCTCCGCATGACCCCAATGCCAAAGAG GTAACCAATAGGCTCTATGCATCAGAGTCAGAATGGAAAAATTGGATATGGAGATCAGAAAGAGACGTACTCCTTAATGGAGCCACCTTTAGAACTTCTGGGCCACTCTCGCCACCCCATTTGAAATTCAACAGAAAGGAAATGATCAAAGCCAAACCTGGAGCATATGTCAGAAGACTCACTCGTTTCGCGGGGACTCTTAACTGTAGAAAAAGAATCAAATGTTAG